A window from Pseudomonas kribbensis encodes these proteins:
- a CDS encoding GAF domain-containing protein → MIDLQQSGQGLEGYGMLAAQLESLLADERDFIANAAQFSAFLFNQLDDLNWAGFYLNRNEELVLGPFQGQIACVRIPFGRGVCGAAAASLQTQRVEDVHAFPGHIACDSASNSELVVPLVKDGRLIGVLDLDSPKLSRFGADDQAGIERLAAIFLRLTDC, encoded by the coding sequence ATGATTGATTTGCAACAGAGCGGCCAGGGCCTCGAAGGCTATGGCATGTTGGCCGCGCAACTGGAGTCGCTGCTGGCGGACGAGCGCGATTTCATCGCCAATGCCGCGCAGTTTTCGGCGTTCCTGTTCAACCAGCTCGATGATCTGAACTGGGCCGGCTTCTACCTCAATCGCAATGAAGAACTGGTGCTCGGCCCGTTCCAGGGTCAGATCGCCTGCGTGCGTATTCCGTTCGGTCGCGGGGTGTGTGGCGCGGCGGCGGCCAGTCTGCAAACACAACGGGTCGAAGACGTTCACGCGTTCCCCGGCCACATCGCCTGTGACAGTGCGTCGAACAGCGAACTGGTGGTGCCGTTGGTCAAGGACGGTCGCCTGATCGGTGTGCTCGACCTCGACAGCCCGAAGCTTTCGCGTTTCGGCGCAGACGATCAGGCCGGAATCGAACGACTGGCAGCAATCTTCCTGCGCCTGACCGACTGCTGA
- a CDS encoding MarR family winged helix-turn-helix transcriptional regulator — protein sequence MNELSADALKLDSQLCFKLYAASRAVIRAYKPMLDQLGLTYPQYLAMLVLWEWQETAPEQPTVKALGERLALDSGTLTPLLKRLEQLQLVQRQRSARDEREVHLSLTSQGLALREQVGPLKDRLLCDSGVDLDRLNELRTGLDHLLGQIKALS from the coding sequence ATGAACGAACTGTCAGCCGATGCGCTGAAGCTCGACAGTCAGTTGTGCTTCAAGCTGTACGCCGCGTCCCGGGCGGTGATTCGTGCCTACAAGCCGATGCTCGATCAGCTCGGGCTGACTTACCCGCAATATCTGGCGATGCTGGTGTTGTGGGAATGGCAGGAAACGGCACCGGAGCAACCGACGGTCAAGGCGCTGGGCGAGCGTCTGGCGCTGGATTCCGGGACGCTGACGCCGCTGCTCAAGCGTCTGGAGCAACTGCAACTGGTGCAGCGCCAACGCTCGGCGCGGGACGAGCGTGAGGTTCACCTGAGCCTCACGTCCCAAGGGCTGGCACTGCGCGAGCAGGTCGGGCCGTTGAAGGACCGGTTGCTGTGCGACAGCGGCGTGGATCTGGATCGGCTCAACGAGCTGCGCACCGGGCTTGATCATCTGCTGGGGCAAATCAAAGCGCTGTCGTAG
- a CDS encoding hybrid sensor histidine kinase/response regulator, with protein MDIKFTHRLSYKQARLTVLVGFILGTLLSLLQIGIDYASEDASINREILSLLEISHNPASRIAYNIDAELAQELTLGLLRSPAIISAQLTDNNQTVLASVKRPELQSGYRLISDFLFGAKREFEDRLYLDHLPNESLGTLSLEVDTYAFGSRFLRRAEITLLNGFARSLILTGILLALFYVMLTKPLVRVIRELSGRDPRSAEPTTLECPGGHANDEIGVLVKVANQQFENIATEIQQRRTAENRLTDYLAQLEDIVSARTAELKAINARLSQSNEELEVARSTALDMAEARSAFLANMSHEIRTPLNGLLGMIALSLDGPLNGEQQQQLSIAHDSGKVLVELLNDILDLSKFDAGQLELEHIPFDLGSLVEDTANLLSQNAAPSVELTCLIDPHFPALVLGDPTRVRQIVSNLLSNALKFTRFGRVDVRLSTWKDGVRIEVCDTGIGIAQEAQVKIFQPFTQAGAGITRQYGGTGLGLALTYNLCEAMEGRLTISSEVGFGSQFCAELPLPCHTRAVIPAQLHGSVLAITTAASGLSELLSSLLPVWGLSYEQRTIEASLLGPSPDIIITDCPECLFGLRPTMTAPILLVTAYGSFLPGEEAAALAPLQQQARPLARNALYQNLRRTLQPDITTIDRGRLESLPSQRRGRVLLVEDNPVNQLVAKGMLSKLGCEVVVAAHGAEALDQLEHHEFDLVLMDCNMPVMDGYEASRQIRQSGRWPHLPIVALTANAMSEERERCRAAGMSDYLAKPFRREELAALLDQWIPTTTAL; from the coding sequence ATGGATATCAAATTCACCCACCGGCTGTCATACAAACAGGCCCGGCTTACCGTGCTGGTCGGGTTCATTCTGGGCACGCTGCTCAGCCTGCTGCAAATCGGCATCGATTATGCCAGTGAAGACGCCTCCATCAACCGTGAAATCCTGTCTTTGCTGGAAATCAGCCATAACCCGGCCTCGCGCATCGCCTACAACATCGATGCCGAGCTGGCCCAGGAACTCACGCTGGGCCTGCTACGCTCGCCGGCCATCATTTCCGCGCAACTGACCGACAACAATCAGACGGTGCTGGCCAGCGTCAAACGCCCGGAACTGCAAAGCGGCTATCGGTTGATCAGCGACTTTCTGTTCGGCGCCAAACGCGAATTCGAAGACCGGCTCTATCTCGACCACTTGCCCAACGAATCCCTAGGCACGTTAAGCCTGGAAGTGGACACCTATGCCTTCGGCAGCCGCTTCTTGCGCCGGGCCGAAATCACGCTGCTCAACGGGTTTGCCCGCAGCCTGATCCTGACCGGCATCCTGCTGGCGCTGTTCTATGTGATGCTGACCAAACCACTGGTGCGGGTGATCCGTGAACTCAGCGGGCGCGATCCGCGCAGCGCCGAACCGACCACTCTGGAATGCCCTGGCGGACACGCCAACGACGAGATCGGCGTGCTGGTCAAGGTCGCCAACCAGCAGTTCGAGAACATCGCCACGGAAATCCAGCAGCGGCGCACCGCAGAAAACCGCCTTACTGACTACCTCGCTCAACTCGAAGATATCGTGTCGGCACGCACCGCCGAACTGAAGGCCATCAACGCCCGCCTCAGCCAGTCCAACGAGGAACTGGAGGTCGCCCGCAGCACGGCGCTGGACATGGCCGAGGCGCGCTCGGCGTTCCTTGCCAACATGAGCCACGAGATTCGCACTCCGCTCAACGGCCTGCTGGGCATGATCGCGCTGTCCCTCGACGGTCCGCTCAATGGCGAACAACAGCAGCAACTGTCGATTGCCCACGACTCGGGCAAGGTGCTGGTGGAGTTGCTCAACGATATTCTCGACCTGTCGAAATTCGATGCCGGGCAACTGGAGCTCGAGCACATCCCCTTCGACCTCGGTTCGCTCGTTGAAGACACCGCCAACCTGCTGTCACAGAACGCGGCGCCAAGCGTCGAACTGACGTGTCTGATCGATCCGCACTTCCCGGCGCTGGTGCTCGGCGACCCGACCCGGGTCAGGCAGATTGTCAGCAACCTGCTGTCCAACGCCCTGAAGTTCACCCGCTTCGGACGGGTCGATGTGCGTTTGTCGACCTGGAAGGACGGCGTGCGCATCGAAGTCTGCGATACCGGCATCGGCATTGCCCAGGAAGCCCAGGTGAAGATTTTCCAGCCGTTCACCCAGGCCGGGGCCGGTATCACTCGCCAGTACGGTGGCACCGGACTGGGCCTGGCGCTGACCTACAACCTGTGCGAAGCCATGGAGGGGCGCCTGACGATCAGCTCCGAAGTCGGTTTCGGCAGCCAGTTCTGTGCCGAACTGCCTCTGCCCTGCCACACCCGCGCGGTCATTCCGGCGCAACTGCATGGCAGCGTGCTTGCCATCACCACAGCGGCCAGCGGACTGTCAGAACTGTTGAGCAGTCTGTTGCCGGTCTGGGGCCTGTCGTACGAACAGCGCACGATTGAAGCGTCACTGCTCGGCCCATCACCGGACATCATCATCACCGATTGCCCCGAATGCCTGTTCGGCCTGCGGCCGACCATGACCGCACCGATTCTGCTGGTGACCGCCTACGGCAGTTTCCTGCCGGGCGAAGAAGCCGCCGCCCTCGCCCCGCTGCAACAGCAGGCTCGCCCTTTGGCGCGCAATGCGCTGTATCAGAATCTGCGCAGAACCCTGCAACCGGACATCACCACCATCGACCGCGGGCGGCTTGAAAGTTTGCCTTCACAGCGTCGCGGTCGGGTGTTGCTGGTGGAAGACAATCCGGTCAACCAACTGGTGGCCAAAGGCATGCTCAGTAAACTTGGTTGCGAAGTGGTAGTGGCGGCCCATGGCGCAGAAGCACTGGATCAACTGGAACACCACGAATTCGATCTGGTGCTGATGGATTGCAACATGCCGGTGATGGACGGTTACGAAGCGAGCCGGCAGATCCGCCAGAGCGGTCGCTGGCCGCACTTGCCGATCGTGGCGTTGACGGCCAACGCCATGTCCGAGGAGCGTGAGCGCTGCCGGGCGGCGGGCATGAGCGATTACCTGGCCAAGCCCTTCCGCCGCGAAGAACTGGCCGCGCTGCTGGATCAGTGGATACCGACTACGACAGCGCTTTGA
- a CDS encoding ATP-binding protein, which yields MDSRLNAFLERAESVLARIEPLLPAPRPVIDWGTCLAARWQRDGRSGYLLPLEVSLDMRLSDLIGVDRQLEQLGRNTQQFLDGMPANHALLWGSRGTGKSSLVRALLAEHAKAGLRLIEIERDHLADLPRVVEQIAKLPQRFVLFCDDLSFESGEGDYRVLKSVLDGSLEQAPDNVLLYATSNRRHLVPEKESDNENWKRVDGELHPSEAVEDKIALSDRFGLWLSFYPFTQEHFLNVVEHWIGQLAAKAGLTWQRDEQLDILAVRWATGRGNRNGRCAYQFARYWVGLKLLEHKA from the coding sequence GTGGATTCCCGATTGAATGCTTTTCTTGAGCGCGCCGAGTCGGTTCTGGCGCGGATCGAACCGCTGCTGCCGGCGCCACGCCCGGTCATCGACTGGGGCACTTGCCTGGCTGCACGCTGGCAGCGTGACGGTCGCAGCGGCTATCTGCTGCCGCTGGAAGTCAGCCTCGACATGCGCCTGTCGGACCTGATCGGTGTCGATCGGCAACTGGAGCAACTGGGCCGAAATACCCAACAGTTCCTCGACGGCATGCCGGCCAACCATGCGTTGCTCTGGGGTTCACGCGGGACCGGTAAGTCCTCGCTGGTGCGGGCGTTGCTGGCCGAACACGCCAAGGCCGGCCTGCGTCTGATCGAGATCGAGCGCGATCACCTGGCCGACCTGCCACGTGTGGTGGAGCAGATTGCCAAGTTGCCGCAGCGTTTCGTGCTGTTCTGTGATGACCTGTCGTTCGAATCCGGCGAAGGCGATTACCGCGTGCTGAAAAGCGTGCTGGATGGCTCGTTGGAACAGGCGCCGGACAACGTGTTGCTGTACGCGACCTCAAACCGTCGCCATCTGGTGCCGGAAAAGGAAAGCGACAACGAAAACTGGAAGCGCGTCGACGGCGAGCTGCATCCGAGCGAAGCGGTGGAAGACAAGATTGCCCTGTCGGATCGCTTTGGCCTGTGGCTGTCGTTCTATCCGTTTACCCAGGAACATTTCCTCAATGTCGTCGAACACTGGATCGGGCAACTGGCCGCCAAGGCTGGCCTGACCTGGCAGCGCGACGAACAACTGGACATTCTCGCCGTGCGCTGGGCGACCGGCCGTGGCAACCGCAACGGACGTTGCGCGTACCAATTCGCCCGTTACTGGGTGGGACTGAAATTGCTGGAGCACAAGGCATGA